The Sesamum indicum cultivar Zhongzhi No. 13 linkage group LG1, S_indicum_v1.0, whole genome shotgun sequence genome includes a window with the following:
- the LOC105156032 gene encoding cytosolic sulfotransferase 15-like: MEKKEVSNELQELLQTLEQQTNWDGLPLVKYDAFWLPDIALRPILSAQKYFKAKDSDIILASIPKSGTTWLKALVFSIANRNVISIDQSPLLTSNPHTVVPYLEFNLYSYQENPNLQDLPSPRIFATHMPFKMLPDSIRESECKIIYVCRNPLDQFVSHRHFWLENKIEKVAVPLDIDAAFDLFCQGIHHFGPLWDHTLGYWNAGLKNPQKVLFLRYEDLKEDITPHVKKIAEFIGSPFSPEEEKQGVVDQISRLCSIENLRNLEVNKNGYILDVLKNSSFFRKGEVGDWINHLTPAMAERVKDLMASKFDGSGLTFKI; the protein is encoded by the coding sequence atggagaagaaagaagTTTCAAATGAGCTCCAGGAGTTGCTCCAAACACTTGAACAACAGACGAACTGGGATGGCCTTCCGCTCGTTAAATACGATGCATTCTGGTTGCCAGATATCGCACTTCGACCAATATTGTCCGCTCAAAAGTACTTCAAAGCAAAAGATTCCGACATCATATTGGCATCCATCCCAAAATCAGGAACCACCTGGTTGAAAGCGCTTGTGTTTTCCATAGCCAATCGCAACGTTATCTCCATTGACCAAAGCCCTTTACTCACTTCCAATCCTCACACAGTTGTGCCCTACCTCGAGTTCAATCTTTATTCATACCAAGAAAATCCTAATCTCCAAGACCTCCCTAGTCCAAGAATTTTCGCAACACACATGCCTTTCAAAATGCTTCCTGATTCCATCCGTGAATCCGAGTGTAAAATTATCTACGTCTGCAGAAATCCTTTGGATCAGTTCGTTTCACACCGCCATTTCTGGCTCGAAAACAAGATAGAAAAAGTCGCAGTGCCACTCGATATAGACGCGGCTTTCGACTTGTTTTGCCAGGGAATTCATCATTTCGGGCCCCTCTGGGACCATACTCTTGGATACTGGAATGCTGGCTTGAAGAATCCTCAGAAAGTGTTGTTTCTGAGGTACGAGGATCTGAAAGAGGATATCACGCCTCATGTCAAGAAGATTGCTGAATTCATCGGGTCCCCATTTTCACCCGAGGAAGAAAAACAAGGTGTCGTGGATCAAATCTCAAGGCTATGTAGCATCGAAAATCTTAGGAATTTGGAGGTGAACAAGAATGGATACATCCTTGATGTACTGAAAAACAGTTCATTCTTCAGGAAGGGAGAAGTCGGAGATTGGATCAATCATCTTACTCCTGCAATGGCTGAACGTGTTAAGGACCTCATGGCGAGCAAGTTCGACGGCTCTGGTTTAACTTTCAAGATCTAA
- the LOC105156018 gene encoding cytosolic sulfotransferase 15-like, translated as MEKKEVSNELQELLQTLEQQTNWDGRRLVKYDGFWLSEIVLRPILSAQKYFKAKDSDIILTSIPKSGTTWLKALLFSIANRNVISIDQSPLLTSNPHTVVPFLEANLYLFQENPNLQDLPSPRIFATHMPFKILPDSIRESECKIIYICRNPLDLFVSQRNFLLENKIEKDAVPLDIDAAFDLFCQGIYLFGPFWDHILGYWNAGLKNPQKVLFLRYEDLKEDITPHVKKIAEFIGSPFSPEEEKQGVVDQISRLCSFENLRNLEVNKNGYILEVLKNSSFFRKGEVGDWINHLTPAMAERVKDLMASKFDGSGLTFKI; from the coding sequence atggagaagaaagaagTTTCAAATGAGCTCCAGGAGTTGCTCCAAACACTTGAACAACAGACGAACTGGGATGGCCGTCGGCTCGTTAAATACGATGGATTCTGGTTGTCAGAAATCGTACTCCGACCAATATTGTCCGCTCAAAAGTACTTCAAAGCAAAAGATTCCGACATCATATTGACATCCATCCCAAAATCAGGAACCACCTGGTTGAAAGCGCTTCTGTTTTCCATAGCCAATCGCAACGTTATCTCCATTGACCAAAGCCCTTTACTCACTTCCAATCCTCACACAGTTGTGCCCTTCCTCGAGGCCAATCTTTATTTGTTCCAAGAAAATCCAAATCTCCAAGACCTCCCTAGTCCAAGAATTTTCGCAACACACATGCCTTTCAAAATCCTTCCTGATTCCATCCGTGAATCCGAGTGTAAAATTATCTACATCTGCAGAAATCCTTTGGATCTGTTCGTTTCACAACGCAATTTCTTGCTCGAAAACAAGATAGAAAAAGACGCAGTGCCACTCGATATAGACGCGGCTTTCGACTTGTTTTGCCAGGGAATTTATCTTTTCGGGCCCTTCTGGGACCATATTCTTGGATACTGGAATGCTGGCTTGAAGAATCCTCAGAAAGTGTTGTTTCTGAGGTACGAGGATCTGAAAGAGGATATCACGCCTCATGTCAAGAAGATTGCTGAATTCATCGGGTCCCCATTTTCACCCGAGGAAGAAAAACAAGGTGTCGTGGATCAAATCTCAAGGCTATGTAGCTTCGAAAATCTTAGGAATTTGGAGGTGAACAAGAATGGATACATCCTTGAGGTACTGAAAAACAGTTCATTCTTCAGGAAGGGAGAAGTCGGAGATTGGATCAATCATCTTACTCCTGCAATGGCTGAACGTGTTAAGGACCTCATGGCGAGCAAGTTCGACGGCTCTGGTTTAACTTTCAAGATCTAA
- the LOC105164886 gene encoding transmembrane 9 superfamily member 8, translating into MSQFFFPHSPGSESRAFLIDFTMGRVAVGSRAIRTLFIFTIISILLFSDNAGCFYLPGVAPQDFEKGDPLNVKVNKLTSIKTQLPYSYYSLPFCRPNTIIDSTENLGEVLRGDRIENSPYVFRMREPQMCNVVCRLTFDAKTAKDFKEKIEDEYRVNMILDNLPLVVPIPRSAQDGPPIYQLGFHIGLEGQYAGSKEKKYFLHNHLSFTVKFHKDQQTDSSRIVGFEVTPYSVKHEYEGEWSGNTRLTTCDPHAKRLITSSNSPQEVEDKQEVIFTYDVEFLESQVKWASRWDTYLLMADDQIHWFSIVNSLMIVLFLSGMVAMIMLRTLYRDISKYNELETQEEAQEETGWKLVHADVFRPPTNSDLLCVYAGTGVQFLCMMLVTMIFAVLGFLSPSNRGGLMTAMLLLWVFMGIFAGYAAARLYKMFKGTEWKKIALRTSFIFPATIFSIFFVLNALIWGQKSSGAVPFGTMFALVFLWFGISVPLVFVGSYVGFKKPAIEDPVKTNKIPRQIPQQAWYMNPIFSILVGGILPFGAVFIELFFILTSIWLNQFYYIFGFLFIVFIILIITCAEIAVVLCYFQLCSEDYLWWWRSYLTSGSSALYLFLYATFYFFTKLDITKPVSGALYFGYMLIASYAFFVLTGTIGFYACFWFTRLIYSSVKID; encoded by the exons ATGTCTCAATTCTTCTTCCCCCACTCCCCTGGATCTGAAAGCAGAGCGTTCTTGATTGATTTCACGATGGGCAGAGTTGCTGTTGGATCCCGTGCAATCCGTACACTTTTCATATTCACAATCATCTCCATTCTGCTCTTTTCCGACAATGCTGGCTGCTTCTATCTCCCCGGTGTTGCCCCCCAAGACTTCGAAAAG GGAGATCCATTGAATGTGAAAGTGAACAAACTGACTTCTATAAAGACTCAGCTTCCTTACTCATACTATTCTCTTCCTTTCTGTCGCCCAAACACTATAATTGACAGTACAGAAAATCTTGGAGAAGTACTTCGTGGGGATCGCATTGAGAACTCTCCTTATGTG TTTAGGATGAGGGAACCACAAATGTGCAATGTTGTTTGTCGGCTCACGTTTGATGCCAAAACTGCAAAAGATTTCaaggaaaaaattgaagatgaaTATCGTGTCAACAT GATTTTAGATAATCTTCCTTTGGTTGTTCCAATTCCAAGATCAGCACAGGACGGTCCTCCAATCTACCAGCTCGGTTTTCATATTGGGCTGGAAGGGCAATATGCTGGT AGCAAAgagaaaaagtattttctcCACAACCATTTGAGCTTCACAGTCAAGTTCCACAAGGATCAGCAAACGGATTCATCAAGGATTGTTGGTTTTGAAGTCACGCCATATAG TGTCAAGCATGAATATGAAGGAGAATGGAGCGGCAATACTCGCCTAACCACATGCGATCCTCATGCCAAGCGTTTAATTACTTCTTCCAACTCTCCCCAAGAGGTTGAAGATAAACAAGAAGTCATATTCACTTACGACGTTGAATTCCTG gagaGCCAAGTGAAGTGGGCATCAAGATGGGACACTTATCTTCTAATGGCTGATGATCAAATCCATTGGTTCTCCATAGTCAATTCTCTGATGATCGTACTCTTTCTCTCGGGCATGGTCGCGATGATAATGCTGCGGACACTTTACCGAGACATCTCCAAGTACAATGAACTTGAGACCCAAGAAGAGGCCCAGGAAGAAACAGGATGGAAGTTAGTCCACGCTGATGTCTTCAGGCCCCCAACCAACTCAGATTTGCTCTGCGTCTATGCTGGAACAGGCGTACAGTTCCTGTGTATGATGCTAGTCACTATGATCTTTGCTGTCCTCGGATTTCTTTCCCCTTCAAACAGAGGTGGTCTTATGACAGCCATGTTATTGCTATGGGTATTCATGGGAATTTTTGCTGGTTATGCTGCTGCCCGTCTTTACAAAATGTTCAAAGGAACGGAGTGGAAGAAAATCGCCCTCCGAACCTCGTTCATTTTCCCAGCAACAATCTTTAGCATCTTCTTCGTACTCAATGCTCTCATTTGGGGCCAGAAATCTTCCGGGGCAGTCCCTTTCGGAACAATGTTTGCTCTGGTCTTCTTGTGGTTTGGTATTTCAGTTCCACTCGTCTTCGTAGGCAGCTACGTTGGATTCAAGAAGCCAGCAATCGAGGACCCCGTAAAGACCAACAAAATCCCAAGACAGATCCCACAACAGGCCTGGTACATGAACCCAATCTTCTCAATCTTGGTTGGAGGCATACTCCCATTCGGAGCTGTTTTCATCGAGCTCTTCTTCATTCTAACCTCAATATGGCTGAATCAGTTCTACTACATCTTCGGATTCCTCTTCATCGtcttcatcatcctcatcatcaccTGTGCCGAGATTGCAGTCGTGCTCTGCTATTTCCAATTATGCAGTGAAGACTACCTCTGGTGGTGGAGGTCATATTTGACATCTGGTTCCTCTGCACTATACCTGTTCCTCTATGCAACTTTCTACTTCTTCACAAAGCTTGACATCACTAAGCCTGTTTCGGGTGCTTTGTACTTTGGGTACATGCTGATTGCTTCGTACGCGTTCTTCGTGCTAACGGGCACCATTGGTTTCTATGCTTGCTTCTGGTTTACCAGGCTGATTTACTCTTCTGTCAAGATTGATTGA
- the LOC105164802 gene encoding nucleoid-associated protein At4g30620, chloroplastic-like (The sequence of the model RefSeq protein was modified relative to this genomic sequence to represent the inferred CDS: added 42 bases not found in genome assembly), with amino-acid sequence MAMSPSAALAAQFPSSSSFSSCKILQNANLVGTPNLSWQGNRIGSVRRSLRVHALFGGKKDGNDKSDDGSSKAGILGNMQNLYETVKKAQMVVQVEAVRVQKELAAAEFDGYCEDELIKATLSGNQQPVRIEITEAAMELGAERLSLLVTEAYKDAHKKSVEAMKERMSNLAQSLGMPPGLSEGLK; translated from the exons ATGGCGATGTCTCCGAGTGCAGCTCTGGCAGCTCAATTCCCCTCTTCGTCGTCTTTCTCTTCTT GCAAGATACTTCAGAATGCAAATCTTGTTGGAACCCCGAATTTATCATGGCAAGGAAATCGAATTGGGAGTGTTAGAAGATCTCTTCGTGTGCATGCATTATTTGGTGGAAAGAAAGATGGCAATGATAAGAGTGATGATGGTTCTTCAAAG GCAGGAATATTAGGAAacatgcaaaatttatatgagACTGTAAAAAAGGCGCAGATGGTTGTCCAAGTTGAGGCTGTACGAGTGCAAAAAGAACTCGCTGC AGctgaatttgatggttattgtGAAGATGAGCtaataaag GCAACACTCTCTGGGAATCAACAACCTGTGCGCATTGAGATAACTGAGGCTGCTATGGAGTTGGGAGCTGAA AGACTCTCTCTTCTGGTGACAGAGGCCTACAAGGACGCACACAAGAAAAGTGTTGAG GCCATGAAAGAAAGAATGAGCAAT CTCAAGTGA